AACGCCGATAATCGCGGTTCTCTGAAAACCTGTGGGAATGCTGCCATCGAGATATTGCTTACGTGTAACATGAACTTCACCAACAATTTTAAGTTTTGAAAGATGTGAAATTCTAATGGCTGCCGCCAGCGCTTCCCTGTTTAAAGGAAATGGCGGTGTGTCGTCAACTTCGTAAGTACAGGTGGTCTCATTTTTTATTCTGTAAATGATTTCTTTCCTGGTTTTAAATTCCATGAGTGCAGTGCCATCGTATTCACCGAGTTCACTGAGAGTTGGACGCATGTGGCGTATTACTTCTGCATCATAAACCTCATTTTCATGGAAACAACCTGCCGGGCAACGGCAAAAAAGTTTTTCTTTAGTTTTTAATTGCTGGTGTACTTCGAGCCCCGACATAAAGCCTATCCTGTTATATGTTTCCTGGGTTGCCTGTTTACGTGGAACGTATCCTATAGCCTCGCGTGTATCATTATAATTTTTTACCGGATCGATCTTCTTTTTCATGAATCAGAAGGATTGTTATTAGTTAGTCTGAAAATTTAAATAATTTTTAAGTTTATTTTTTAAGACTTCAAAAGTATATAATATCTCATATATTGAAAAAATATTCAGGATAATTATTAAAAGATGTTGATAAAGAATTCATTTTAATTCTGAATTCAGAATTCAGAATTCTGAACTTTTTCCTGGACTACTTTTTCAATCACTTGCGGAAAATATTTATGCTCCAGTTCATGTATGCGTGTGGCAAGGGTTTCGGGAGTATCATTCATTTTAACTTCACAACGTGCCTGGAAAATTATATTTCCTTCGTCGTATCTTTCATTCACATAATGTATACTGATGCCTGATTCTTTTTCCCCGTTTGCAATAACAGTTTCGTGAACATGTTCGCCGTACATGCCTTTACCGCCGTATTTTGGAAGAAGAGCAGGGTGTACATTTATTATTTTATCGGGAAATTTCTTTATCAGTTTTGCTGGTACCATTAGTAGAAATCCTGCAAGTACAATAAAATCAATTTTATATTCCGAAAGTTTTGCTTCAACAATATCGGTTTCTTTTAATTCTTTTGGAGAAAATACAAATGATGGAACATTCAGCATTTGCGACCTTTTCAGGACATATGCATCTTCTTTATTTGATAATACAAGCGAAACGGATATATCATTTCTTCCTTTAAAATATTCAATAATATTTTGCGCATTCGTTCCGCTACCCGATGCAAAAATTGCTATTTGTACCATATTACATATTTGCTGATAATCCGAAAAAATATTTTTCAAATTTCCGTAACTTTATTAAATAAATAACATAATAATTTCACAAATTTATTCCTGCTTACAGTTCGCTTTTTTAACATTTTTAATGGCAATGCAGTATAACCGTGAAAATTTTAACATTTTTTAACTAAAATATAATTATATAAAATATTGTATATCAGATTAATGTAATAGGTTAGGGCAAAAAGTAACCTTAAAGTTTTGGTTATAATTGTATATTTTCATTTCTTTGCAGCCTGTTAAACTAAAAAATATTTAAAATGTCAGACATTGCAACAAGAGTAAAAGCTATCATTATTGATAAGCTGGGTGTAGATGAAAAAGAAGTTACACCTGAAGCTAGTTTCACAAACGACCTGGGTGCTGATTCTCTCGACACTGTTGAGCTGATCATGGAATTCGAAAAAGAATTCAACATTGCTATTCCCGACGATCAGGCTGAAAAAATCGGTACTGTTGGTGAAGCTATTGCTTATATAGAAAATAACAATAAAGGGTAATTAATATCTTTTATCTATGGAACTGAAACGAGTTGTCGTTACAGGAGTTGGCGCAATTACTCCATTAGGAAATACTGTTCCGGAATTCTGGGATAACCTTCTTAATGGAGTAAGCGGCGCTGATACGATCAAACGTTTTGATGCATCAAAATTTAAAACACAGTTTGCCTGTGAAGTAAAAGATTACGATTCCTCAAAATATTTTGACCGCAAAGAAGTTCGAAAATATGATCGTTATGCTCAGTATGCAATAATATGTGCAGACGAAGCATTTAAGGATTCAAATATTGACCTGGAAAAAATCGATAAACAAAAAGCCGGAGTTATCTGGGCTTCGGGTATTGGCGGATTAGATACTTTTCTTAATGAAGTTTCTGATTATGCTAAAGGTGATGGAACACCAAGATTCAACCCATTTTTTATTCCCAAGATGATTGCTGATATAGCAGCAGGACATATTTCCATTAAATATGGATTTATGGGACCTAACTTTACTACTACTTCAGCATGTGCTTCATCAACCAACTCAATTATCGATGCCTTTAATTATATTCGTTTTGGTAAAGCAAATATAATTATTACAGGTGGCTCTGAAGCTGCATGTAATCCGGCTGGTGTAGGTGGATTTAATTCTATGCAGGCTCTTTCTACAAGAAATGATGACCCGAAAACAGCATCACGTCCGTTCGACAAAGACCGCGATGGTTTTGTTCTTGGCGAAGGTGGTGGCGCATTAGTTTTTGAAGAACTTGGTCATGCACTTGCACGCGGAGCAAAAATATATGCTGAAGTTGCAGGGGGCGGACTTTCTGCCGATGCATATCACATGACAGCCCCACATCCTGAAGGGTTGGGTGCTATGAATGTAATGAAAAATGCATTGGATGATGCCGGTATGAAACCCGAAGAAATTGATTACATTAATGTTCATGGTACATCCACTCCACTTGGGGATATTGCTGAAACCAAAGCAATACTCCAGGTATTTGGTGAGCATTCATATAAATTAAATATCAGCTCTACCAAATCAATGACAGGTCATTTACTTGGTGCAACCGGTGCTGTTGAAGCATTGGCTTCAATTCTGGCTATTCAGAATGATCTTGTTCCTCCTACTATTAACCATTTTACTGATGATCCTGAAATTGACAATAAACTCAATTTCACATTTCATAAGGCTCAGAAAAGAACAGTGAATGCTGCATTAAGCAACACATTCGGTTTTGGAGGACATAATGCTTCTATCATCTTCAAAAAATATAAGGGATAATAAAAATTCTTAACATTGAAGCTGATTGCTCCCATTAAGGGAATCTTATCAAAAGAAAAAAAACTTATTAATTTCATTAAGAATGTTTTCGGTTATTATCCCGAAAACATTCTTATTTATAAGCTGGCTTTTTGCCATCGTTCGGCTGCTACAAAAGAAATAAAAGGATTAAAGATCAGCAATGAACGACTGGAATATTTAGGCGATGCAATATTAAGCGCAGTAATTGCTGATTATCTTTTTCGAAAGTTTCCAAATAAAGATGAGGGTTTTTTAACAGAAATGCGTTCACGTATCGTTAGCCGCGAAAGTTTAAACAAGCTTGCCGAGAAACTGGGATTTGGGAAATTAATTGTTACCGGTAGCGGGAATAATATTTACCGTTCGATGAATGGCGATGCTTTCGAAGCTTTTGTTGGCGCAGCTTACCTTGACAAAGGGTTTAGTTTTACAAAAAGAATTATTATTAACAGGATAATTAAGTATCACATCGATATTGATGAACTGCAGAATAAAGATAGTAATTATAAAAGCAAACTTATTGAATGGGCACAGCGTGAAAAAAAACAGGTTGAATTTGTTGTAGTGGAGGAAAGTGGCACCGGTTATAATAAACAATATATTGTAACGGCAATGGTTGATAAAATTCCATATGGAACCGGACGCGACTATGCAATTAAAAAAGCAGAACAACATGCTGCCGAAAAAGCTATAGAATACATTTCTGAAAAAAATTCAATGTAGCATCAGGGAAATATTTTTTATACCTTTATCTTTTATTTCCATTTGTCATGCCTAAAAAATTAAAACTCGATTCAAATTTTGATAATGACTATACTTTGCTGGGCATTGCTTCGCATCACCGCGATTATCGGCTGATTTGGGCCTTGAATGAAAAAATGCAACTGCGAATGTCGAAAATGGATAACCTGAAAGTGTTCAATGATAAGAAAAATGAACTCCAGGAATTTTCACTTTATTATTTCGACGAACCCCAAACATTTAAATCGTATTATTTCATAACTAATCTTGGCGAGCAGGGATTTCTTTTTCCAGAATACAAACAAATGAATTTTTTCCTTCTGATAAAAGGTAATGTGACCGAAGCCATAAAAAATGAAATGGTAAAAGATATTTATTCGTTGGGCATAGTGCTAACGGTTCATACAATAACTTTGAGTACAATTAAGAGTATAAATAATTTTTTCTCCGACCTTGAATTACACATGCTTGATATTGGAAAGAAGACAAAAGAGAAGAAATAATACCGAATGAAATTTTTTCACCTGAAAAAAATAATTAAATTTGCACACCTTAAATTTACGCCCGGATGGCGGAATAGGTAGACGCGTTGGTCTCAAACACCAATGATAGCAATATCGTGCCGGTTCGATTCCGGCTTCGGGTACAAGAGCTAAGACCTTTGATTTTCAAGGGTCTTATTTTTTTGAGAACAAATAAATATAATGCTACCCATATATTCCATTATACAAAATATTTTTTTCATGGGAAAAGTTAACCGTATATTTTGTAAAAATTTTCTGATAGCCTTGTCCTGATATCTATCTATTGATAGCGCGTATGCCAATGGTTCATGTGCGTTTAGCGTAGCGTAAAGCGTGTAAAAAAGGTCATTCTAAGTTTACGTGGGTCATTCTGAGTTTATCGAAGAATGGAGCGTTGGCTAAGTGGTCAATGGTTGTAAGGTGTGGCAACTGGTTAAGTCGAAGGTTATTAGGTTAAGGTTGTATCTCCATCAACAAAATTTTCAATTTAATATTTTCTATTTTCAATCATCAATTTGCTATTATTTTTTCAAAAATTTTAAGAATGAGTAACAAGTATTTTTACCTGTTTTTTTAGGTATTTATACTGAAGTAAAATATTATATGATAAATGGTAATTTTGTTTGGTTCATTAATTTATATGTTATACTCGTTCTTATCAGGTTTGCAAAAGCAAAACTGTTTAGAACGAGTTATACCGTACAGAAAACAAAAAATATTTTTGCAAACCTTTTTTCTGTCGGTATAAATAAATTTTTTAACACAAAAAATAAATTTTATTGTAGGGGTAAAATAATTTTTTTGTGTATTAGTATAAAAATAAACTAAGAAAATAATCAAAGCCTAATTATAAATTTAAAAACAAAAAAAATGAAAAAGAAAATGCGCATATTTTTATTAACGGTAACCATACTTACATCCATTGTATTACAACCCGGATGTAAAAAAGATCACGGTGATGTTCCAACAATTCCTCCTAAGTCTGCATTTGTAATGGAATTTTCTGCCCTGGATTCGAATAATACAGGAGGAAAGTTTTTTGGAAAAGTTGATTCAGTAGGGCAGTATAGCAATTATCTTTTTGCCGCAGGAAATGTTTGTGTTTGGAATGTTATTATAAATGTTGGTCTTGCTGTTCCTGTAGCTTCTTTTGTACATGCATTCGGTTACCAGGCTGAATGGAATAACAGTGCAGACTGCTGGGAATGGAAATATGATTATACAGTTATTACTACCTATTCGGCAAAACTTCAGGCTAAAGTTACCGGGAATACAGTTCATTGGGAAATGTATATTTCCAAACAAAATGATTTCCAGGATTTCCTTTGGTATTCGGGCGATTCGCAACTTGATAATACCGAAGGTACATGGACACTTTATGATAATCCTATAAGTAATAAAGAACTTCTTGGAATAGTTTGGCATAAGGATGATATAAATGGAACAGCTGATATTACTTATACCAATATTGTTCCCGGTGGTGCTGAAAATGGTGGTTATATCTCCTATGGAATAACAACAGATACTACTTACAATGCATACTATAATATTTATAACAAAGGGAAAAATAATCTTACAAGTATCAAGTGGAATGTTGCCAATAAAAACGGTCAGGTAAGCGACTCATTACATTTTGGCGATAATGTTTATCATTGCTGGGATGAAAATTATATGAACACAAATTGCCAGTAAGAATTATCGGATTGAAGATAAATATCTCTAAAATAAGCCTGAATTTTTTCAGGCTTATTTTATGATTAACATCTACGGTTGACCCAAAAGTTACTGCTTAAAAAAATTTGCTAACTCAATAAAATTAACTCATTTGCTTATAATAATTTTTCCTGATTTTATTTTTCCTGATTTATTGTAAACATTCAGTAAGTAAAAACCATTTTTTAAATTATTTATCGAGATATTTATAATTGAATTATTCTCGAATTCTGTAGATAGAATTTCCTTTCCTGTGTAATCAAATAATTTACTTTTTATTTCTGAATTTTTTGGATTGTAAATTTGAATTTTATTAGTAACTATAGTTGAAAAAATATTTATGCTCTTTTCTTTTTCAGTTAATGAGTTTGATGAAGTTGTATTAACTCTTGTCCAGTCCACTT
The Bacteroidales bacterium genome window above contains:
- the purN gene encoding phosphoribosylglycinamide formyltransferase; this translates as MVQIAIFASGSGTNAQNIIEYFKGRNDISVSLVLSNKEDAYVLKRSQMLNVPSFVFSPKELKETDIVEAKLSEYKIDFIVLAGFLLMVPAKLIKKFPDKIINVHPALLPKYGGKGMYGEHVHETVIANGEKESGISIHYVNERYDEGNIIFQARCEVKMNDTPETLATRIHELEHKYFPQVIEKVVQEKVQNSEF
- a CDS encoding acyl carrier protein — protein: MSDIATRVKAIIIDKLGVDEKEVTPEASFTNDLGADSLDTVELIMEFEKEFNIAIPDDQAEKIGTVGEAIAYIENNNKG
- the fabF gene encoding beta-ketoacyl-ACP synthase II, with the protein product MELKRVVVTGVGAITPLGNTVPEFWDNLLNGVSGADTIKRFDASKFKTQFACEVKDYDSSKYFDRKEVRKYDRYAQYAIICADEAFKDSNIDLEKIDKQKAGVIWASGIGGLDTFLNEVSDYAKGDGTPRFNPFFIPKMIADIAAGHISIKYGFMGPNFTTTSACASSTNSIIDAFNYIRFGKANIIITGGSEAACNPAGVGGFNSMQALSTRNDDPKTASRPFDKDRDGFVLGEGGGALVFEELGHALARGAKIYAEVAGGGLSADAYHMTAPHPEGLGAMNVMKNALDDAGMKPEEIDYINVHGTSTPLGDIAETKAILQVFGEHSYKLNISSTKSMTGHLLGATGAVEALASILAIQNDLVPPTINHFTDDPEIDNKLNFTFHKAQKRTVNAALSNTFGFGGHNASIIFKKYKG
- the rnc gene encoding ribonuclease III, which gives rise to MKLIAPIKGILSKEKKLINFIKNVFGYYPENILIYKLAFCHRSAATKEIKGLKISNERLEYLGDAILSAVIADYLFRKFPNKDEGFLTEMRSRIVSRESLNKLAEKLGFGKLIVTGSGNNIYRSMNGDAFEAFVGAAYLDKGFSFTKRIIINRIIKYHIDIDELQNKDSNYKSKLIEWAQREKKQVEFVVVEESGTGYNKQYIVTAMVDKIPYGTGRDYAIKKAEQHAAEKAIEYISEKNSM
- a CDS encoding IPExxxVDY family protein; this encodes MPKKLKLDSNFDNDYTLLGIASHHRDYRLIWALNEKMQLRMSKMDNLKVFNDKKNELQEFSLYYFDEPQTFKSYYFITNLGEQGFLFPEYKQMNFFLLIKGNVTEAIKNEMVKDIYSLGIVLTVHTITLSTIKSINNFFSDLELHMLDIGKKTKEKK